From a single Saimiri boliviensis isolate mSaiBol1 chromosome 15, mSaiBol1.pri, whole genome shotgun sequence genomic region:
- the TSPYL5 gene encoding testis-specific Y-encoded-like protein 5 produces the protein MSGRSRGRKSSRAKSRGKGRAKARVRPAPDDAPRDPDPSQNQSLGEDIRAVQVQDGAGWGGLETAASAQLLGPGEEAACRLPLDCGLALRARAAGDRGHAAASPGPGKAVSFSERLVADTVFVGTAGTVGRPKNAPRGGNRRGPARKKAPETCSSAGRGPQAIAGRKQKKGAAGENISVSAAEEKKEERDAGAGPPATEGSMDTLENVQLKLENMNAQADRAYLRLSRKFGQLRLQHLERRNHLIQNIPGFWGKAFQNHPQLASFLNNQEKEVLSYLSSLEVEELGLARLGYKIKFYFDRNPYFQNKVLIKEYGCGPSGQVVSRSTPIQWLPGHDLQSVSQGNPENNRSFFGWFSNHSSIESDKIVEIINEELWPNPLQFYLLSEGPRVEKGKEKEGRQGPGKQPVATPQPGVSQSN, from the coding sequence ATGAGCGGCCGAAGTCGGGGTCGAAAATCCTCCCGCGCCAAAAGCCGGGGCAAAGGCCGCGCCAAAGCCCGAGTCCGCCCTGCTCCTGACGACGCCCCGCGCGACCCGGACCCTTCACAGAACCAGAGCCTCGGGGAGGACATCCGGGCGGTACAGGTGCAGGATGGCGCGGGGTGGGGTGGCCTGGAAACCGCTGCGTCCGCGCAGCTCCTCGGGCCTGGGGAGGAGGCCGCCTGCCGGCTCCCCCTGGACTGTGGCCTCGCGCTGCGGGCCCGAGCTGCGGGAGACCGCGGGCATGCCGCGGCCAGTCCCGGCCCCGGGAAGGCCGTATCTTTCTCGGAGCGCCTGGTCGCAGACACTGTCTTCGTGGGAACAGCGGGAACCGTGGGAAGGCCGAAAAATGCCCCCCGCGGTGGAAACCGGCGTGGCCCTGCCCGGAAGAAGGCCCCAGAAACGTGTAGCTCCGCGGGGAGGGGGCCTCAGGCGATAGCTGGTAGGAAGCAAAAGAAAGGGGCGGCAGGGGAGAATATCTCCGTCTCAGCAgcggaggaaaagaaggaagagagagatgcaGGGGCGGGGCCCCCAGCTACGGAGGGCAGCATGGATACTCTGGAGAACGTGCAGCTGAAGCTGGAGAACATGAACGCGCAGGCGGACAGGGCCTACCTTCGACTCTCTAGGAAGTTTGGGCAGTTGCGACTGCAGCACTTGGAGCGCAGGAACCACCTCATCCAAAATATTCCAGGCTTCTGGGGGAAAGCATTTCAGAACCACCCCCAGCTAGCATCCTTTCTGAACAACCAAGAAAAAGAGGTACTGAGCTACCTAAGCAGCCTGGAAGTGGAAGAGCTTGGCCTTGCCAGATTGGGCTACAAAATCAAGTTCTACTTCGATCGCAACCCATATTTCCAAAATAAGGTGCTCATCAAGGAATATGGGTGTGGTCCTTCTGGCCAGGTGGTGTCTCGTTCTACTCCAATCCAGTGGCTCCCAGGGCATGATCTCCAGTCCGTAAGCCAGGGAAACCCAGAAAACAACCGTAGCTTCTTCGGGTGGTTTTCAAACCACAGCTCCATTGAGTCTGACAAGATTGTGGAGATAATCAACGAGGAACTGTGGCCCAATCCCCTGCAGTTCTACCTTTTGAGTGAAGGGCCTCGtgtagagaaaggaaaggaaaaagaaggcagaCAGGGTCCAGGAAAGCAGCCAGTGGCAACTCCTCAGCCTGGGGTGAGCCAGTCCAACTGA